The following is a genomic window from Chryseobacterium ginsenosidimutans.
CGGATTCGGAGTTGAATTAACTGTAATATCCCAATTGTTTGGTCTTCTGTTAGAATTCGCAGTTACAATTGAGCTTTTTTCACCATTTCTCTCTGCATAAGCCGAAACCTGAGTGGTTTTTGTAATCGTAAATGGTTCTTTATAAGCTTTAAAGGTTTTTCTCACATTCGCATCGCCTTCATCCATCGTCATATAATAAATTTTATCATTTGGATTCAGTGCAGTGATTTCTACTTTTGTGTTTAAATCAAAAATTCTTGCCGCGGAAATAACAGGAGTTGCCGTTAATTCATCATATTTAAAATCTTTAAATGATTTCACATTTTCAAAACCTAATTTTTTAAGTTCGTCTTTGCTTGTATTTTTTGTAATTGTTCTTGTCGTTCCGTCTTCCAGATGAATTTTAACCTCATCAAAATAAGGCTTTGTCGTCTGCCATTCAGGTAATCCCGGAGTTACGGCATAAATTCCCATAGAACTCAAAATATACCAGGCGCTCATTTGTCCGCAATCTTCGTTTCCGATTAAACCGTCAGGAGCATTTTTGTAATAATTATCAAGGATAAATTTGATTTTGGCATCCGTTTTTTCAGGCTTTCCTACATAATTGTAAAGATAAGCAATGTGATGACTTGGCTCATTTCCCTGAGCGTATTGTCCGATTAAGCCAGTAATATCTACCTGTTCTCTGCCTGTTATTTTGTCCGGAGCGGAGAAAATAGCATCAATAAACTGTTCAAACTTTTCTTTTCCTCCATGTGCAGCGATCAATCCCGGAATATCCTGCTGAACAGAGTAGGAGTAATGCCAAGAATTCCCTTCTGTGTAATTGTTATTCACTTCTGTCGGCTCAAACGGTTCGTACCAATTTCCGTTTTTTCTGGGCTGCATAAATCCGTTTTTTGGATTGTACAGATTTTTCCAGTTCTGCGAACGTTTCATAAAATACTGGTAATCTTCTTTTTTGTCTAAAATCTTTGCCATTTGAGCAATACACCAATCATCATAGGCATATTCCACTGTTTTTGAAACGCTTTCGTGCTCATCGTCGATTGAAATGTAATTGTTCTGTTTGTAGGCATTTAATCCAAAAATATCCAACATCGCAGAATTTTTAGAAGCTTCAAATGCTTTTTCATAATCAAAACCTGTAATTCCTTTTGCCATTGCGTCTGCAATCACAGAAACGGCGTGGTAGCCGATCATACATTCCGTTTCGTTGGAAGCAAGTTCCCAAACCGGAAGTTTTCCACCTTGCTCATATTGTTTAATGAAAGTATTGACGAAATCTGCCGTTCTCTTTCTTTCAATTAAAGACATCAACGGATGCGCTCCCCTGAAGGTGTCCCAAAGTGAGAAAACAGAGTAATAATCAAATCCGTTTGCCATGTAGAACTTGTTATCGCGACCTCTGTATTTTCCATCAACATCCATATTGATATTTGGTTGCGTGAAAACGTGATACATTGCAGTGTAAAAAATGCTCAGTTTGTCTTTATTGGAAGATTTAACTTCAATTTTTGATAATTCTTTGTTCCAATCGGCAACAGCTTGTTTTTGGATGGTTGCAAAATCATTGGATTTGCCCTCAGCCAACATATTTTTTGCGGCACCTTCATACCCTGTCGGAGAAATTGCCACTTTTACACTGATTTTTTCGCCTTTTTTAACTTGTGTTGAAAACGCTAAAGCTAATTTGGTTCCATTAAAAAGATTATTTTCCTGTTTTCCGTTAACTTCTTTCTTTGAAATTTTCATAGGTTTTGAAAACTCAATTCTTGCGTAGATGTATTGGTTGGTTGCCCAGGCTTCACTTCTTCGGAAAACTTCGATGGTTTTATTATCAATTATTTTAACTTCACCTTCCAGCAGTTTATCTCTATGGTTTAGGTCTAAAATAATGTTTGCATTTCCTGCATTATTGAAAGTATATTCGTGATAGCCAACTCTTTTTGTCGTTGTTAAACGAACATCAATGTTATTTTTATCTAATTTTACAGAATAAAATCCTGCCGTTGCTTTTTCGTTTTTATGAGAAAATTTAGATGAATACTCTTTGTTATTTAAGCTTGGATTTCCCATTGTCGGCATCAGCATAATGTCTCCATAATCCGAAACACCCGTTCCGTTTAAGTGTGTATGCGAGAATCCGTAGATCACAGAATCGGAATAATGATAACCGCTGCAACCGTCCCAACTTCCGTCAATTCTGGTGTCAGGTGAAAGCTGTACCATCCCAAATGGAACAATTGCTCCCGGAAATGTATGCCCATGCCCGCCAGTTCCTATAAAAGGATTTACATATTGCGAATAATTTTGAGAAAATAAATTATGAGCAATAATTCCTAAAAGAACGACCAATATTTTTTTCATCATATAAAAATTAAAATTCCCCTA
Proteins encoded in this region:
- a CDS encoding GH92 family glycosyl hydrolase; amino-acid sequence: MKKILVVLLGIIAHNLFSQNYSQYVNPFIGTGGHGHTFPGAIVPFGMVQLSPDTRIDGSWDGCSGYHYSDSVIYGFSHTHLNGTGVSDYGDIMLMPTMGNPSLNNKEYSSKFSHKNEKATAGFYSVKLDKNNIDVRLTTTKRVGYHEYTFNNAGNANIILDLNHRDKLLEGEVKIIDNKTIEVFRRSEAWATNQYIYARIEFSKPMKISKKEVNGKQENNLFNGTKLALAFSTQVKKGEKISVKVAISPTGYEGAAKNMLAEGKSNDFATIQKQAVADWNKELSKIEVKSSNKDKLSIFYTAMYHVFTQPNINMDVDGKYRGRDNKFYMANGFDYYSVFSLWDTFRGAHPLMSLIERKRTADFVNTFIKQYEQGGKLPVWELASNETECMIGYHAVSVIADAMAKGITGFDYEKAFEASKNSAMLDIFGLNAYKQNNYISIDDEHESVSKTVEYAYDDWCIAQMAKILDKKEDYQYFMKRSQNWKNLYNPKNGFMQPRKNGNWYEPFEPTEVNNNYTEGNSWHYSYSVQQDIPGLIAAHGGKEKFEQFIDAIFSAPDKITGREQVDITGLIGQYAQGNEPSHHIAYLYNYVGKPEKTDAKIKFILDNYYKNAPDGLIGNEDCGQMSAWYILSSMGIYAVTPGLPEWQTTKPYFDEVKIHLEDGTTRTITKNTSKDELKKLGFENVKSFKDFKYDELTATPVISAARIFDLNTKVEITALNPNDKIYYMTMDEGDANVRKTFKAYKEPFTITKTTQVSAYAERNGEKSSIVTANSNRRPNNWDITVNSTPNPQYVASGKLSLIDGINGDANWRKGEWLGYQGQTFEAIIDMKSPQEITKLSSTYLQDSKAWILMPKKVEYYASNNGKDFILLKTVDNTVDPKNETAQVKDFSTEVLPTQARYIKVKAYHFGKLPEWHLGAGGDAYIFIDEISVK